The Candidatus Pantoea soli genome window below encodes:
- a CDS encoding N-acetylmuramoyl-L-alanine amidase: MRLVLLLALTLLLSACHSALEQRNGYWVDTAHPAQGARPRIRVVVLHYTAEDFPASLATLTDREVSAHYLIPRQPPQQAGEAVIWQLVPESQLAWHAGPSFWRGATRLNDTSVGIEIVNQGYRRTLTGLQWQPFTAAQQQVLTMLLRDIIRRYGIAPENIVGHSDIAPQRKQDPGPLFPWQQLAQQGIGAWPDAATVQRYLAGQAADQPVSPERLLATLQRYGYDAATARTPESQRKLIAAFQMHFRPQDYRGLADAETLAIARALLARYGEAQ, from the coding sequence ATGCGTCTGGTGTTACTGCTGGCGCTGACGTTGCTGCTCAGCGCCTGTCACTCTGCGCTGGAGCAGCGCAACGGCTATTGGGTGGATACGGCGCATCCGGCGCAGGGTGCGCGGCCGCGTATCAGGGTGGTGGTGCTGCACTATACGGCGGAGGATTTTCCCGCTTCGCTGGCCACGCTGACCGATCGCGAGGTCAGTGCGCACTACCTGATTCCCCGGCAGCCGCCGCAGCAGGCGGGCGAGGCGGTTATCTGGCAGCTGGTGCCGGAAAGCCAGCTGGCCTGGCATGCCGGGCCCAGTTTCTGGCGCGGCGCGACGCGCCTGAATGATACCTCGGTGGGCATTGAGATTGTCAATCAGGGCTATCGTCGTACGCTGACCGGCCTGCAGTGGCAGCCGTTCACTGCGGCGCAGCAGCAGGTACTGACGATGCTGCTGCGCGATATTATCCGCCGCTATGGCATTGCGCCGGAGAACATTGTTGGCCACAGCGACATTGCGCCGCAGCGTAAACAGGACCCCGGCCCGCTTTTTCCGTGGCAGCAGCTGGCACAGCAGGGCATTGGCGCATGGCCGGACGCCGCCACGGTACAGCGTTATCTGGCAGGGCAGGCCGCGGATCAGCCAGTCAGTCCCGAACGGCTGCTGGCCACGCTGCAGCGTTACGGTTATGACGCGGCGACAGCCCGCACGCCGGAGAGCCAGCGCAAGCTGATCGCCGCGTTCCAGATGCATTTCCGTCCACAGGATTACCGCGGCCTTGCGGATGCCGAAACGCTGGCCATCGCCCGGGCACTGCTGGCCCGTTATGGCGAAGCGCAGTAA
- the ltaE gene encoding low-specificity L-threonine aldolase, with amino-acid sequence MIDLRSDTVTRPSAAMLEVMMAAETGDDVYRDDPTVNALEAEAARLSGKAAALFFPTGTQANLVALLCHCQRGDEYIVGQQAHNYKYEAGGAAVLGSIQPQPVLQAADGSLPLADVAAAIKPDDIHFARTRLLSLENTHHGHVLPLPYLAQAWHFTRERQLALHIDGARIFNAVVALETTLADIARYCDSLTICLSKGLGTPVGSLLCGEVAYIEQARRWRKMTGGGMRQAGILAAAGLYALQHNVARLKADHDNAAWLATQLSALGVDVVSQQTNMVFVKVPAAQVAALQSWMQAREVQISVGPQTRLVTHLDVSRQDLEQLVAYWRAFLQQ; translated from the coding sequence GTGATCGATTTACGCAGTGATACCGTGACCCGCCCATCCGCCGCGATGCTGGAAGTCATGATGGCCGCAGAGACCGGCGATGACGTCTACCGGGATGATCCCACCGTGAATGCACTGGAAGCCGAGGCCGCACGACTGAGCGGTAAAGCGGCTGCGCTGTTCTTCCCTACCGGCACTCAGGCCAACCTGGTGGCGCTGTTGTGCCACTGCCAGCGCGGCGATGAATATATCGTTGGTCAGCAGGCGCATAACTATAAATATGAAGCCGGGGGCGCGGCGGTGCTGGGCAGCATTCAGCCGCAGCCTGTTCTGCAGGCGGCTGACGGTTCGCTGCCGCTGGCAGACGTCGCGGCGGCGATCAAACCCGACGACATCCACTTTGCCCGCACCCGCCTGCTGAGTCTGGAAAACACCCATCACGGTCACGTGCTGCCGCTGCCGTATCTGGCGCAGGCGTGGCACTTTACCCGTGAACGGCAGCTGGCGCTGCATATTGATGGCGCCCGTATCTTCAATGCCGTGGTGGCGCTGGAGACCACGCTGGCGGATATCGCCCGTTACTGCGACAGCCTGACTATCTGCCTTTCCAAAGGATTGGGCACGCCGGTCGGTTCCCTGCTGTGCGGCGAGGTCGCCTACATTGAACAGGCGCGTCGCTGGCGCAAAATGACCGGGGGCGGTATGCGTCAGGCGGGCATACTGGCCGCAGCCGGGCTGTATGCGTTACAGCATAACGTCGCCCGGCTGAAAGCGGATCACGATAACGCGGCCTGGCTGGCAACCCAGCTGAGCGCGCTCGGCGTTGACGTGGTAAGCCAGCAGACCAATATGGTGTTCGTCAAGGTGCCGGCCGCGCAGGTGGCCGCGCTGCAGAGCTGGATGCAGGCCCGCGAGGTGCAGATCAGCGTCGGCCCACAAACGCGTCTGGTCACGCATCTTGACGTGTCGCGTCAGGATCTGGAACAGCTGGTAGCGTACTGGCGCGCCTTTCTGCAGCAGTAA
- the poxB gene encoding ubiquinone-dependent pyruvate dehydrogenase has translation MKQTVAALLAKTLESAGVKRIWGVTGDSLNGLSDSLNRMGTIEWMPTRHEEVAAFAAGAEAQISGELAVCAGSCGPGNLHLINGLFDCHRNHVPVLAIAAHIPSSEIGSGYFQETHPQELFRECSHYCELVSNPEQLPQVLGIAMRKAILNRGVSVIVLPGDVALKPAPEQARSTWYPPQLPQVVPSAPELARLADTLNAASNITLMCGSGCAGAHAEVVKLAETLKAPVVHAMRGKEHVEYDNPYDVGMTGLIGFSSGYHAMMNADTLLLLGTQFPYRAFYPADANIIQIDINPASLGAHSHVDMALVGDIKATLQALLPQLNPHDDRHHLDSALRHYADARKGLDELATPNDKQAIHPQYLAQQISHYAAEDAIFTCDVGTPTVWAARYLKMNGKRRLIGSFNHGSMANAMPQALGAQAIDKQRQVVALCGDGGFSMLMGDFISLAQLKLPVKLVIFNNSVLGFVAMEMKAGGYLTDGTDLDNPDFAAIASACGIKGIRVEKASDLNAALEQAFSHDGPVLVDVITAKEELSMPPQIKAEQAKGFSLYMLRAILNGRGDEIVELAKTNWLR, from the coding sequence ATGAAACAAACTGTGGCGGCACTGCTGGCCAAAACGCTTGAAAGCGCGGGTGTGAAACGCATCTGGGGCGTCACCGGTGATTCCCTGAACGGGCTGAGCGACAGCCTGAACCGTATGGGCACCATTGAATGGATGCCTACGCGCCATGAAGAGGTGGCGGCCTTTGCCGCCGGCGCTGAGGCGCAGATCAGCGGTGAGCTCGCGGTGTGCGCCGGTTCATGCGGTCCCGGCAACCTGCATCTGATCAACGGTCTGTTTGACTGCCACCGCAACCACGTCCCGGTGCTGGCAATTGCCGCCCATATTCCCTCTAGCGAAATTGGCAGCGGCTATTTTCAGGAAACGCATCCGCAGGAACTGTTCCGCGAGTGCAGTCACTACTGCGAACTGGTGTCCAATCCTGAACAGCTGCCGCAGGTGCTTGGCATTGCCATGCGCAAAGCGATTCTCAATCGCGGCGTCTCGGTGATTGTGCTGCCAGGCGACGTGGCGCTGAAACCGGCCCCGGAGCAGGCGCGCAGTACGTGGTATCCGCCGCAGCTGCCGCAGGTTGTGCCGTCCGCCCCCGAGCTGGCCCGTCTGGCCGATACGCTGAACGCCGCCAGCAACATCACGCTGATGTGCGGCAGCGGCTGCGCCGGTGCACATGCAGAAGTGGTAAAACTGGCCGAAACGCTGAAAGCGCCGGTGGTCCATGCGATGCGCGGTAAAGAGCACGTGGAGTACGATAACCCGTACGACGTCGGGATGACCGGACTGATTGGCTTCTCCTCCGGCTACCACGCCATGATGAACGCCGACACCCTGCTGCTGCTTGGCACCCAGTTCCCTTATCGCGCCTTCTATCCGGCCGACGCGAACATCATCCAGATTGATATCAACCCGGCCAGCCTGGGGGCGCACAGCCATGTGGATATGGCACTGGTGGGCGATATCAAAGCCACCCTGCAGGCGCTGCTGCCACAGCTTAATCCGCATGACGATCGCCATCATCTGGACAGCGCCCTGCGGCACTATGCGGACGCGCGCAAAGGGCTGGATGAGCTGGCGACGCCAAACGACAAACAGGCCATTCACCCGCAGTATCTGGCCCAGCAGATCAGCCATTACGCGGCGGAAGATGCCATCTTCACCTGCGATGTTGGCACGCCAACCGTGTGGGCTGCACGCTACCTGAAGATGAACGGCAAACGCCGCCTGATTGGTTCGTTTAACCATGGCTCGATGGCGAATGCGATGCCGCAGGCACTGGGCGCGCAGGCCATCGATAAACAGCGGCAGGTGGTCGCGCTGTGCGGCGACGGCGGTTTCAGTATGCTGATGGGCGATTTCATCTCGCTGGCGCAGCTTAAGCTGCCGGTGAAGCTGGTGATCTTCAATAACAGCGTGCTGGGCTTTGTGGCCATGGAGATGAAGGCAGGCGGTTATCTTACTGACGGCACCGATCTGGACAATCCGGATTTCGCCGCCATCGCCAGCGCCTGCGGGATTAAAGGTATACGGGTGGAAAAAGCCTCCGATCTTAACGCGGCGCTGGAGCAGGCGTTCTCACATGATGGCCCGGTGCTGGTGGATGTGATCACCGCCAAAGAGGAGCTGTCGATGCCGCCGCAGATCAAAGCCGAGCAGGCCAAAGGCTTCAGCCTGTATATGCTGCGCGCCATTCTCAACGGACGCGGTGATGAAATCGTCGAACTGGCGAAAACCAACTGGCTGCGGTAA
- a CDS encoding lysine exporter LysO family protein, with the protein MYTGLLIILVPLFMGYLLPWHQPALLQQVNRLLSLLIYAILFFMGTSLAFLDNLGSNLIIVFKTAFIAAGAILSCSLLALWLLETRWPWRRQQRQQALPSRWHMVLESLKLCVAVLAGFLIGLSQWSPLRHAATLSEIALIVLLFLVGVQLRGSGMTLRQITLNRRGMMVALVSLAGSLAGGVLAAWLLGVSVNTGLALASGFGWYSLSGILMTEAYGPVMGSAAFFNDLLRELAAVLLIPVLMTRYRSVGLGLSGATSMDFTLPILQRAGGVEIVPAAIVHGFIMNLLAPVLIALFSA; encoded by the coding sequence ATGTATACCGGTCTGCTTATTATTCTTGTGCCGCTGTTTATGGGTTATCTGCTGCCGTGGCATCAGCCGGCCCTGCTGCAGCAGGTTAACCGGCTGCTGAGCCTGCTGATTTACGCCATTCTGTTTTTTATGGGCACCAGCCTGGCGTTTCTCGACAACCTCGGCAGTAACCTGATCATCGTATTCAAAACCGCTTTTATTGCCGCCGGCGCGATTCTCAGCTGCTCGCTGCTGGCGCTGTGGCTGCTGGAGACACGCTGGCCGTGGCGCCGTCAGCAGCGCCAGCAGGCACTGCCTTCACGCTGGCACATGGTGCTGGAGTCGCTGAAACTGTGCGTGGCCGTGCTGGCCGGTTTTCTGATCGGCCTCAGTCAGTGGTCACCGCTACGCCATGCCGCCACGCTCAGCGAAATCGCCCTGATTGTGCTGCTGTTTCTGGTCGGGGTACAGCTGCGCGGCAGCGGTATGACGCTGCGCCAGATCACGCTCAACCGACGTGGCATGATGGTGGCGCTGGTTTCACTGGCTGGCTCGCTGGCCGGGGGCGTGCTCGCCGCCTGGCTGCTGGGGGTGTCAGTGAACACCGGTCTGGCGCTGGCCAGCGGATTTGGCTGGTATTCGCTGTCGGGCATTCTGATGACGGAAGCGTATGGGCCGGTGATGGGCAGCGCCGCATTCTTTAACGATCTGCTGCGCGAGCTGGCCGCCGTGCTGCTGATTCCGGTATTGATGACGCGCTACCGCAGCGTCGGGCTGGGCCTGAGCGGTGCCACATCCATGGACTTTACCCTGCCGATCCTGCAGCGCGCCGGCGGGGTGGAGATTGTGCCGGCGGCGATAGTGCATGGCTTCATTATGAATCTGCTGGCCCCGGTGCTGATCGCCCTGTTCTCTGCCTGA
- a CDS encoding ATP-dependent nuclease, whose translation MLLEQIDIHGFRGISRLSLPLTATSLLIGENAWGKSSLLDALTLLLAPAAEPYQFTADDFHFPPGDPAGRLHQLQLVLRFRAGDSDQHALFQPFWQRDACGRYICFSTRAVRHADGVKTSWRFLDAQGDALPQAGTAEALTHLRACSPVLRLRDARFGRRRRHSEQDGARHTTTLNALAREAESLTRELVNQPQNLSDALLHQGLQTMQQLLAHYFQLQQPDNSAARVPPEWRDGRQGWRALDQLNQLIAGSETRSRQVVLLRMLSLLIQAHGNAPLPAGAQPLLLVEDPETRLHPIMLSVAWNLLELMPVQKVVTTNSGELLTQVPLENLCRLVREPQRVAAWRIGPEGLNAEERRRIGFHIRVNRPSALFARCWLLVEGETEVWIINELARQCGYHFAAEGVKVIEFAQSGLKPLLKFARRMGIVWHVLTDGDDAGKKYAATTRSQLQPHEQEADHLTQFPAPDIEHFFYAQGFRDVYHQMAHLPLNAPLNARRIITKAIHHSAKPELAIAVAMAAAARGPQAIPPLLQQLFARVTGLARGREG comes from the coding sequence ATGCTTCTGGAACAGATCGATATACACGGCTTTCGCGGCATCAGCCGCTTATCGTTGCCGCTGACGGCCACCAGTCTGCTGATTGGTGAAAACGCGTGGGGCAAGTCCAGCCTGCTGGATGCGCTGACGCTGCTGCTGGCACCTGCAGCAGAGCCCTATCAGTTCACCGCCGATGATTTTCATTTTCCGCCGGGCGATCCTGCAGGGCGGCTGCATCAGCTGCAGCTGGTCCTGCGTTTTCGCGCCGGCGACAGCGACCAGCATGCGCTGTTTCAGCCGTTCTGGCAGCGTGATGCCTGCGGCCGTTATATCTGCTTCAGCACGCGGGCAGTGCGGCACGCTGACGGCGTGAAAACCAGCTGGCGTTTTCTGGATGCGCAGGGCGATGCGTTACCACAGGCTGGCACGGCGGAGGCGCTGACGCACCTGCGTGCCTGCTCGCCGGTGCTGCGGCTGCGCGATGCGCGCTTCGGTCGCCGCAGGCGGCACAGTGAGCAGGACGGTGCACGTCACACCACCACACTGAATGCGCTGGCGCGGGAAGCAGAGAGCTTAACGCGCGAACTGGTAAACCAGCCGCAAAACCTGAGCGATGCGCTATTGCACCAGGGATTGCAGACCATGCAGCAGTTACTGGCACACTATTTTCAGCTGCAGCAGCCGGATAACAGCGCGGCACGCGTGCCGCCAGAGTGGCGCGATGGGCGGCAGGGCTGGCGCGCGCTCGACCAGCTGAATCAGCTGATCGCCGGCAGTGAAACCCGCAGCCGGCAGGTGGTGCTGCTGCGCATGCTGTCACTGCTGATTCAGGCGCACGGCAATGCCCCGTTGCCAGCGGGTGCGCAGCCGCTGTTGCTGGTAGAAGATCCGGAAACGCGGCTGCATCCGATTATGCTCTCGGTCGCGTGGAATCTGCTGGAGCTGATGCCGGTGCAGAAGGTGGTGACCACCAATTCGGGCGAACTGCTGACGCAGGTGCCGCTGGAAAACCTGTGCCGGCTGGTGCGTGAACCGCAGCGTGTCGCCGCCTGGCGCATCGGGCCGGAAGGTCTGAACGCTGAAGAGCGTCGCCGCATCGGCTTTCACATCCGCGTTAACCGACCGTCAGCGCTGTTTGCCCGCTGCTGGCTGCTGGTGGAGGGGGAAACCGAGGTGTGGATCATCAACGAACTGGCGCGCCAGTGCGGTTATCATTTTGCCGCTGAGGGGGTAAAAGTGATCGAGTTTGCCCAGTCAGGGCTGAAACCGCTGCTGAAATTTGCCCGGCGCATGGGGATTGTCTGGCATGTGCTGACCGATGGCGATGACGCCGGGAAAAAATATGCGGCTACCACGCGCAGCCAGCTGCAGCCGCACGAGCAGGAAGCGGATCATCTGACCCAGTTTCCGGCTCCGGATATTGAGCACTTCTTTTACGCGCAGGGTTTCCGGGACGTTTATCACCAGATGGCGCACCTGCCGTTAAACGCGCCCCTGAATGCGCGGCGTATTATTACCAAAGCCATTCATCACAGCGCCAAGCCGGAGCTGGCGATTGCGGTGGCAATGGCCGCCGCCGCGCGCGGGCCGCAGGCGATACCGCCGTTGCTGCAACAGTTATTTGCCCGAGTGACGGGGCTGGCGCGCGGGCGGGAAGGGTGA
- the cspD gene encoding cold shock-like protein CspD: METGTVKWFNNAKGFGFICPIGGGDDIFAHYSTIQMEGYRTLKAGQQVQFDVHEGPKGNHASLIVPCEASPLS, encoded by the coding sequence ATGGAGACGGGTACTGTTAAATGGTTCAACAACGCCAAAGGCTTCGGTTTTATCTGTCCGATTGGCGGCGGCGACGATATCTTCGCACACTACTCCACGATCCAGATGGAGGGATACAGAACGCTGAAAGCGGGCCAGCAAGTCCAGTTCGATGTCCATGAAGGGCCGAAAGGCAATCACGCCAGCCTGATTGTGCCCTGTGAAGCATCGCCGCTCTCCTGA